In Ignavibacteriales bacterium, the sequence TTTTGGAAGAGTTCAAAATCTTCCGGAACGCCGCGTGATGCTGATACCAGGGTTGTCTGGTTTGCATCAAGAGATTGGACGAGATTATAAAGATACAAATGGCCTAGATTCACATACCAGACGTTGGTATGGCCGCTAATATGATTCAGATGATTAATAAGATAACTCTTGTTAATATCAGGATAAAGAACTTGCGGGTGCCACATAAAGTGGTACACATCTCCCTTTGCTAAAATCGCATCAAATAATCCATTCAAAGAAGTCAGACTTGTATCACCACCACCCCATGATGGCGCACCAAGCTCCAGAGTAGGGAAAAAAGCGCTAAAGTGATTTCTAGAATTATCCCATGGATGCAAGATTGAATCGCCGTACACATATTCACGAGGCGATGCTGTACTGCCATTCTCATATAAACGAGCATCAAGATAACCATAGCCACCTAAGAGTGAATCTACTTTAGAATCATAATCTCCATAAGGAGCGATCCAAGTGTAAACATATTTTGTTCCATTCAAAGAAAAAAGTGGAGGAAAGTTGAGTGCTGTTTTAATATCTTGGACAGACCCTCCGACCTCACTCACTGAAGTATAATGTTGTGTACCAATTATAGTATCATAAGGAGTAGCAATATGGGTACGGCTGTGTGATGCAATCTCTACAAATCCTGAATCAAGTTCAGCTTGGATTTTTTGCCAGGTCGGTCTGGATGTAGACCAGGTAATAACGCCTCCTGTAACATAAATGCCATACGAACGAAAAAGATGAATAAGCGCACCTTCTTCGTTAAACATCCAATCACCCCAATCATCAAATGTAGCGGTAACTACGGCTTTGCGATTATCGTAATATTTGCTGATCCCGCGATACACTATGGAGACCGGATTATTTGCTCCATCAACAATTTCGAGGAAAAGAGAATCACTCGCACCGGAAAATGCCGCTGATACATAGACTCGGCTGTTTGTGTAATCAAAGCGCACAGCTTCGACTGCATTAAACGTATCTACTGATGTTTTTTCTGTTAACTGAATCCAAGTTGATTCCAATATTTGATGCTTCTCTAAGGCTTTCAAGCTGCTAGATCCTGAAGGAATATCAATCTGGTAGGTCATTGGATATTTCAATCCGTAAGCGGTGTGAAATGTTGGCGTAACTGCTATGACAACCATTCCGGTCGATGGAGTGGTGATTGATAGTTTCGCTTGATCTTGTGAAAATGTAAAAAAGACGATACACAACGAAAGAGAGAATAATAATCCTAATCTAATTTTCATGAAGAATATCTTTTATAAATGGATATATATTGTGAAACATTTTATTTTATACTATCTATTGGCGTAACGGTCTCTTTGGAAAAGATAATGCTGCCAAATTTCGAAGGCACATGAAATCCTTCACGAGGATCTGTTTGATTCCAAGATGAAGCTTCTACTGTCTGCTGTTCTGTTCGCTGATAATCATACCGAGCTGTCAAGATACGCCATCTATCGCCATCGTGCGGAGGAAAATTCATCGACGGTGCCATAAACTGTAATTCTTTAAATGGTATAGCAACTTCGACCGTCCATCCTGTGTCAATATCTTTTTTATTATTAAGAGTTCCCTGCACCGACACTCCCACTTTTATGCTGTCGAGATTCCAAGCACGGTTCCCATATCCATTGTTGTAAAATGGCTTCTTAAAAAATATATCCAAAATCGTTCTTAGAGGATTCACTTGTATTTCGCAATAATTTAATCCATCCCCATCCGGGTCACAGAATATTTCGACCACATCTTCATACCATAATCGATCATCTCTTTCAGTCATCGTTGCCCAGACATCCGGATCTAGACAGATGAATCCAATATACAGATATTGATCATCCCACAAATATTTCACTTGTGTTGAGAGTTTCGCCTGTGAGCCATCTTGATAGTGGACAAATTTTTCCGAGAATGCAGCCGCTTGCCAATCAGGTTCTGTAAGGTGTCCGTCAATCGTGATTGATGTAGCAGTATGTTTAATAACGTACTGACGAATTTCTTGGGACCAAAGAGAGTTGGAATAAATCGCGATACAAAGCAGTGCAAGTTCTATAGAACGAAGAAATATTTTGATTGATACGCCCATTATACATTATAAAATCGTTAAAATGATATTTATGATTGAAAGCCACCTAACGACCCTTTGATAGTATCTTGAAAAATGAGTCAAGAATCAAATAAGAAATGATCTAATAAATATTTTCCTTTTACCCTATTTTTCGGTCAATCAGAATTGATTTACTGAAAAACAATCTAATCTAATTTTCAATTTACAAGTGTACTAGCTAAAGTGAGATATAAAAATATATTTATAATCTTGTTGCCACAACTGCCACCGCTTTCGCACGTTCTACTCTGCCGCTTGAATGGTCAGTCGACTCAAGAAAAATAATATAGATTCCAATGCGGGCACGCTGCTTATCATTACAAAAGCCGTCCCATACAATCTCTCCATGCGCACCAGCAAGTTCACCATTCGCCAACGTCCGAATGAGTCTTCCTTTTATATCGTAGATTCTAAGATTCACTGTCGATGTCATGACCGGGAGATTGTATCGAATGATACAGAAATCTTCAAAGCCATCACCATCCGGCGAGAATGGATTGGGCGAGATGGAAATCATTGAGCTGCTTGGTATGCTTGTCGTAACGATACTATTCGCTTTTCCCGGAGTGCCTCCAAGAATATTCGTGCACGTGCTCCAATTGCGCGGATCGTTCGAGTCAATATTAGGATTTATACGCTCAAGCGAACGTCCTCTTGTGTCAACGACATCGGGATGATGCCAACGCGGTAAGTACGCAACACTATCGATTGCTTGACCTGTAAGATCTTTCAATACAACAATATCTCCATCATTGTTGAAACTCAATCCACTTAAACGATTAAGAATACGAATATGGACCAGCGAATCTGACTGTAACAGGTTCGGAAATAATCGGAAGAGAGAAGAATCAGCTGCGACAATCGCATTCCCGCCGGACTCGACGGCAAACGGCTGGCTGGAAATATCAAATGAATTCACATTGTTCAAGGTCGGATTGTCATTGAAACTCCAACCTGCTAAATCGATCGGTTGACCGCTGCGGTTGAAAAGTTCAATCCATTCATTCTGGCCATACAATGGATCATACATAATTTCATTGATTATAAGTGAACGAGGTTCATACCTGATATTGACAGTAATCGATGTCCGATTATTTTGCAAACGCTCGTCGCGCCACCAATCAACAACAACAATGATATTGGTTGTACCGGAAGCAAGTTGAGGAAATGATTCAGAAAAAAGAATTGAATCGCCTGCAGCTAATGGTTGCGCAGATAATATCGTGCGCATAAGTTCCGGCGTTGAATCGCGATGTCCATCAGCATAATACCTGACCAGAACACTATCCACAATTCGTCTGCCGATATTATGAACGCTTGCATGTACGATTGGATGAATTTTTCCACCGACCGTCGTTTGTGTTTGCGTCACATTGCTGATCATCAAATCGCAATCGAGCCGGGCAATACTGTTTTTCTTACCCGGCGTACTGCCAAGCGAATCTTGTGATGTTCCCCAGTTTGTCAATACAGTGCTTGACAGTTCACCATCAATGCGTTCTAATGATTTTCCATTTTGTCCGCCCCAGGATGGCGCATACATGACACTGTCGATAGTACTCAATCTCGAATCGTAAATGACGACAGCATCAGGCGTAGAATTGTTAAGCGCAGAAAAACTTGTCGTGACAACTGATATGCCGGAATGATATGAACGGAATACAATGTCCTTCGCAATCACTAAATATGAACTTGGCGGAAGAAGCACATCGGTTTGTGTGATGATTGATTTCGCAGAAATGTTGCTGTCTGATATTCTCCAATTCTTTACATTGATTGTATCGGACGAAGTATTAAACACTTCCACCCATTCCAGTTCATCACCGATGGGATAATACATAATTTCATTTACCAGGATATCGCACTTCACATTCCCCACACTTACAATCGTGCGTGCAGTATCGTTTGAATGATTTTCATCCGAGGAATAATCAATGACCGCAGCAAAGTTATGGTCGCCTGCTTTCATTGGAGCATGTGAGACAAGACATGTTGACGAATCGCCGGGACTGAGAGAAAGTCCATGGAGAGCAGTGAACTGCTCGATAGATTCATAGAGACCATTAGAGTTTTCATCACAGAATAATCGAATTGAGAAGTTTGAAGAGGCGAGTAATCCATAATTCTTTACTACCGCCGAAAGTATTATCGAGTCTTTTCGTGTTGCGTGAACAGGCGCAGCACTGATCTTGGAAAAACCTACATCACTTCCGGTCGTGACCGAAATTGAGACATCATCGATCCTGAGCACTCCAGTATTGTTTGTGCTATCGGCAAGCACGATCCATTTGAGTTGGACATTGGATTGGAAATTCAATCCCTTCTTCGAAAGATCAATAGTGCGTTGAACATAACTGGTGATTGTGGTGATTGTATCAAACCTTGCCAGCAGTATCCCAAAGTTGATGCCATCCACGGAAGCGCGGATCTCTAATCGGTAGGCAGCTGCAGTGCTTGTCCTTCGCTCCCAAAAGACCAATGTATTCGGAAAGCGTGAGCCAAAATTAAACACAGGAGAGAGGAGCGTTTTTATGGAACGGTTACCAGTCGCAGAAACGCAATTCGGAGCTGAATGCGGTGAAGATGCATACGTCGAAAAACCGTTTCCGCTCCAGCCGTATGGCAGGATCGGTGCTGTTACTCCATCGAAATTTTCTGAATATTGGGAAGCAGTAATTTGTGCTATGGAACATGTTGTTTGAATGAATAGAAGAAACAAAATTGCTCGCAATTGCATGGAGAAAACCCTCCCATTGGTAGTGAAAAGCTTGGCTCTCGAGAAATTGCTGATGTACAATAAGAACATTTTCATTTCGACGCAACTGCATTTTCGAGATTTCAATTTTTGATACTGCTTTTATGATGCCTTATTTCTATCTTATCAAATAAGTTCCCTTGTTGGACGGAACAATATTCTGTCCAATGTTCACACCTATTATGAGAGGAGTACGTTATGTCTGAGACCGTTCTCGATAAATTTCTCCGATATGTTATCATCGATACACAGTCTAAGGAAGATTCTGAATCCTATCCGAGTACCGCGAAACAGTTCGACCTGCTCAACCTGCTGGTAAAAGAGTTAAAAGGTCTTGGTGTTCCGAAAGTGAGTATTGACGAGTTTGGATATGTGATGGCAACAATTCCAGCGAATGTGCAAAAGAATGTGCCCGTTATCGGATTTATCGCACACGTGGATACGTCGCCGGAAGTGAGCGGTGCAAACGTGAAGCCGCAGATCATCACCAAGTACAAGGGCGGTGATATAGTTTTGTCTGGCGAGCCCACTGCCGTCATTCGCGAATCAGAAAATCCGACGCTGAAAGCTGCACTCGGCAAGATGATTGTCACCAGCGACGGCACAACACTTCTTGGCGCTGACGACAAAGCTGGTCTTGCCATTATTATGACAGCTGTTCAATCGCTCATTGATAATCCAAAAATTGCGCATGGCGAAATTAAAATCGGTTTCACGCCGGATGAAGAAGTCGGTGCAGGGACAAAATTTTTCGACATCAAAAAGTTCGGCGCTCAGTTTGCCTACACGATAGATGGTGACACACCCGGTGAGTTGAACAAGGAAACATTTAGTGCTAATTCCTGTCTTATCACTGTCCAAGGCCGGGACATTCATCCCGGCAGTGCAAAAGATATTATGATCAATTCTGTACGCGTCATCTCCGATATCATTGCTCGGCTGCCAAAGAATACTGCACCGGAAACGACAGAGGGATACGAGCCCTACATTCATCCATATGTTCTCGAAGGCGGTGTTGGCAAGTCAACAGTAAAAATTCTTTTCCGCGATTTTAAAACGGCCGGATTGGATGCTCTCAAGAAGATTGTGGAAAAAGTCGTTGCAGAAGTTCAATCGATGTATCCAAAAGCAAAAATCGAGTTACAAATTACAGAGCAGTACCGTAATATGCGCGAAGGGTTGGAAAAAGATACTCGCGTGATCGATTACTTGTTCGAGGCAACGAAGCGTTCCGGTTTACAGCCGGAGTGGACACCAATCCGGGGCGGCACAGATGGATCACGCCTGACAGAGAATGGCTTGCCAACGCCGAATATTTTCACCGGCGGGGCAAATTATCACAGCCGCACAGAATGGGTAAACGTATGGGGCATGGAAAAATCTGTGGAGACCGTACTGAATTTAGTACAGATTTGGGCGGAGAAGAGTAATTAAGCACTCAGTAGTCAGTCTTCAGTTCTCAGCAGATAAAGCAATTTCATGAATTGATCACTGATCGCTGATAACTGATAGCTAATAAAAGGAGTTACTATGGATCAACAAGCACCCACAATAAGCAGTATTCCGGAAAACGCGTATAAAGAATTAAAGCCAGGTGAAGAGTACCGGCCCATTATGGTACCCGAACAATCGTACCCCGAAGTAACTGTATGGTCGGTAACATGGGGATTGGTCATGGCAGTCCTCTTTTCTGCGGCAGCAGCTTATTCCGGATTGAAAATTGGACAAGTGTTTGAAGCCGCAATTCCCATTGCGATTCTTGCAGTTGGCATAACCGGTGTTGCAAAAAAGAAGAATGGTCTTGGTCAGAATGTGATCATCCAGTCCATTGGGGCTGCGTCTGGTGTCATTGTCGCCGGGGCTATTTTTACAATTCCAGCACTATATATTCTTGCACTTCCGGCAAGCTACTTTCAGATGTTTATGGCATCGGCACTCGGCGGATTTCTCGGAATTCTCTTTCTCATTCCGTTCCGAAAATATTTTGTCAAAGACATGCATGGCACACTTCCCTTTCCTGAAGCGACGGCAACAACAGAAATTCTCGTTGCCGGCGAACAAGGCGGCAAACAGGCAATGGTACTAGTTGTCAGCGGACTTATCGGTGGAATATTTGATTTCGTCTTCAGCGCATTTGGATCATGGTCGGAAGTCATCACGTCACGGATGTTCGGCTGGGGACAAACGCTTTCCGATAAGCTGAAGATAGTATTTAAAGTAGATGTCTCTGCAATGGTCTTTGGACTTGGATATATTATCGGATTGAAATATGCGGCAATCATTGCAGCGGGTTCTATTCTTTCCTGGTTTGTCATGGTACCTTTGGTCTATGAAGTCGGTCAGTATCTTACCATTCCGCTTGGTGCAACAGCAACAAAACTCATTGCACAAATGAGCCCTGAAGAAATCTTCCGTACGTACGTTCGGCAGATTGGCATAGGCGGAATTGCGATGGCAGGCATTATCGGCATTATTCGTTCCTCGAAAATCATTGCCGGTGCATTCTCGCTCGCCTACAAAGAAATCGCACATCATACTTCCGGGGATGAGGGAAAAACGCTCCGCACGCAATCCGATATTCGCATGCTGTGGGTCGTCGTTTTGATCCTTCTAACGGCTCTTGCGCTCTTCGTATTTTTTATGCTTGGAGTCGTTCCTACAATCGGACAGGCGATCGTCGCATTGTTAGTGGTCACTATTATTTCTTTCCTTTTTACCACTGTTGCAGCAAATGCTACAGCTATTGTTGGAACAAATCCGGTTTCCGGTATGACATTGATGACACTGATTCTTTCATCTCTCGTACTGACACAAATTGGTTTAAGCGGCACATCCGGTATGGTGAGCGCACTTATTATTGGCGGCGTCGTATGCACGGCGTTGTCGGTTGCAGGAGGATTCATTACCGATCTCAAAGTTGGTTACTGGCTTGGTTCTACACCGAAGAAGCAAGAGACATGGAAATTTCTCGGTGTTCTTGTCTCAGCAGCAACTGTAGGCGGTGTCATTCTTATACTCAATCAGGCATATGGCTTTACCGGTGAAAAAGCAATGGTTGCTCCGCAAGCTAACGCGATGGCGGCAGTCATCAAGCCGCTGATGTCAAACGCCCCAACGCCTTGGGTACTTTATATTGTCGGTGCAGTTATAGCGTTATTGCTTGTGATTCTGAAAGTCCCGCCCCTGGCTTTTGCGCTTGGAATGTACATTCCACAGGAATTGAATATGCCGCTTGTCTTTGGAGGATTCATTGCGTGGCTCGTGTCAACACGAACAAAGAATGAAAAGTTGAACAACGCCCGTTTCCAACGCGGTACTTTGATCGCTTCCGGGTTCATTGCAGGCGGTGCACTGTTCGGTGTCTTTAACGCATTTTTAAAATTCATCGATCAGCAATGGTCGTTTGGATATGCCGCTTGGAATAACGAGCAGTGGGCAGGATCAACAAACGGCGAGATAGCCGGTTTAGTGATGTTTGCATTGTTGTTCGCTTATGCATTATGGGATTCGATGCGGGGAAAAGAGACAGAGTCCTAAAACTGCACAACTCGCGGCAGCGAGTTCCAATTTCGCTGTGTGTACATAGAAGCCGCTCTGGAACAATTTTGAGCGGCTTTGCTATTCCAAGTTATAGATTCCCGATATTTTAATGAGCAAATATTAATAGAGAAATATCAGGAATCTTCTCTACAGGATAACAGATCCGAAAAGTACAGAACCATTCGATTATACATCACATGGGGTGAAACGCCATTTTTAAATTGCGGCATTCCTTCCCAACTTAAGGATGAAAGAACCCTCGTTGTCAATCTATAAACAACGGTTTAAGATGCCGATTCAGAATGTTGCCCGTGACCGATGCACTCACCGAGTTTTCATACTTGTCCAATGCCGAAGTGTATCGAGTACCCATTTCTGCAGCAATCTTGAATGCGACATGAAGCATTTGGCGCAAATGAATATTGAAAACAGGATTTTTTTGATCGTGCTGAAGTGCAGAGACAAACTGTTGAGACGTCCAGTTGCTTACCTGCGATGGCTGAGGTAATTTTGAATTATCGATCTCGACCACAGTTGCATACGGTTTGCAAAGTTCAACCCTGCGGGCAAACGCTTGGGCGTAGACATCGTGAGCGATCGCCAAACCATCACCGCCCGCCAATGCTAATCCAATCAATTCTTCAAGCCACGTTGTTCCTGCTGTTTTAAGATGAAGGCCTGCGTTATGCATCTTCAGCACTTGACGTATATGCGGGTACAGAGAAAACTTATCGCTGCCGGAATGTACGCTTAACTTCAAATTTTTGGGAAGATTAAATATATTAACCGCATGAGCAATAACCAAAACATCTTCTTCAAATTCTTGTGCGAATGCGCTCGGATTGCCTACATAATCAATTCCCTTTAGGAACTTGCCGGAAAATTTCGGAGCGATTGTCTGCGCAGGAATTCCTTCCTGCGCAAGAGCCGCAAGAATAAAAAACATTTCAACCGGAGTCTGCGGCGTATCTGTTTCATCCATAGATACTTCGACAATAAATTTGCCTTCGCCTTTATTCTTTTTAATGTGCTGATAGGTCTTCGCCGCTTCTTCGATCGCATAAAGATATTTCGCTCCTATTGAATGAACCGAATCTTTTGTAACGGTAATTTCTCGCTGGACTCCAGGAATATTCAGCTTGCCGATGTACTTTGCCATTGATTGTTCGAAGGCTAGGAGATCTGCTTCTGCCGGAGCTATACCGATAAAATCAGCAACATCGAGAGTGAAGAAATCTGCATGCGCCATAAATTTATCTACGTTACCAAGCCCTATATGATCGGCATCAACGTGATATGCCCCCTTCCACCCCATTTTTTTCACTGCTGTATCCGCTTCACGGCGGGTATCTTCCGGGTTCGTACCAATGATCGTGTGTTCACGATTAGATTTATTCCAAACTGGAACCACATCTACTCCTAGCTGTTGTGCAATCAGGAATGCCTGCAATTGTGCATTCCCCTGGCGGCCAAAACGATCTCCGACACCTATTGAATACTTCTCGAGCGTCATTGTATATCTCCTTATTTTAGGGACAACGTATCTGTCAATATTGATTCTTAGGATTGGTATGAAATACATCCTATAAAACCTTAATAGCCTCATGCTATCTATCAATGAGATAGATGCCTTACGTTAAGATAGGAATATTTTTTTTATCTGCCAATCACCTTACCATAAAATTAGCTCATTGACTTTTTGTTGAGCCTTTTGCATGTTGAATCATCAAAAGAGATCATACTAAGTCATACTATTTTAAGGAAGAGGATCATGACGACAGTCAAAAATGTTCTGCAAGCCAAAGAAAATAATATTTGGTCGATTGCTCCAGATGCGATCGTATTTGATGCACTTAAAATTATGGCAGAAAAAAATATCGGCGCGCTTCTGGTGATGCAAAAGGAAAAAGTGGTGGGGATTTTCTCTGAACGGGACTATGCCAGAAAGATTGTACTCAAAGGAGAATCTTCACGCACAACTGCTGTAAAAGATGTGATGACCTCCGAAGTGCTTTCTGTGAACCCGGAGCAATCCATTGACGAATGCATGGCTCTTATGACCAATAAACACGTCCGTCACCTTCCTGTCATAGAGAACGGAAAACTCATTGGTCTCATTTCAATTGGAGACGTAGTAAAAGCGATTATTTCCGAACATGAATATACGATAAAACAGTTGGAAAATTATATTACAGGTTCCCGGTGAGGGGAACCTCGGCTGCACCTCTCTTCCTCTTTATTTCGCTAAAGCAATTTTTATTGCCGCATCTCTTGAATTCCCGCATTACCATTCGTATATTATTTTTGTTTGATTTTGACATTCAACGATGAAGCCTGCCTCATGTCTTACGTTATGTCATTTATCAAGTATCGCACCGAAAGCTGGCACCACATAAGGATCTTCGAGAATGTTTGAAAAGTTTATCTCGCTTCTTGCACCGCCAAACTTCGGCGATGAAGAAAAAAATCGCATTGCAGAAATCCTCAATGTTATCGCGCTGAGTATCCTTACAGGCTTTATAATTCTCGTTCTTCAAAGAGCGATCGCCGGTCAATATAAACTCTTTATTCAAACATTATCCGCTGGCGTCATGATTATTCTTTCTATCGTGTTCCTCAGGAAAGGGTATTTGCAATGGGCAGAAGGACTGTTGCTCTGGACAATCTTGGGTTTCATAACATTTCTGCTCTATACATCAAATGGACTTCACAATATTGCTCTTCTTGGCATCCCTATATGTCTGGTGTTTGCAGGAATTGCTCTCCGTGCAATTTATTTCTTTGCCTTCACATTTTTGGCAATTCTGTCAGTAGTCACCATAGGCTTTCTCGAAATTAATGGATTGCTTACGACTCGAAACATCACGCAGACAACGTACTTCGATGTTATCGATATCGTTGTTATCCTTGTTGTGACAGCTGTTGCTGTGCGGATTCTTTCAGACAATCTTCTGCGAAGTATCAATAGAGCGCGTATGAAGGAGAAGGATATCCGGCATCAAGCCACGGAACTAAAGGAATCGGAAGAAAAGTTCAGAACACTGACTGAAGAATTACCAAATATGGTTTTCATTTACGAGAATGGAAAGATTGTGTATGTGAATGAACGATGTAAAGAGTTGATCGGGTTTACACGCGAAGAAATTTATGCTCCGGGATTCGATATTCTTTCCATTATTGCACCGGAACATCGGGATGTGATCATGCAAAAATTCTTTCAGCATAAAATTGGCGTTGAGGTAGAACCGTATGAGTGTACATATATTGGAAAAGCCGATCAGAGAATCGAGTGCCTTCAAATGTCGAAGGTGATCCATTATACAGGACAACCAGCCATACTTGGAATTGTAGCGGATTTGACGGAATTTAAGCGCGCTCAAGACGCTATTCGTGAAAGTCAAAGCCGGCTTTCTTGCATCATCACATCTGCAATGGAAAGCATCATCACATTAGATGAACACCGGCGTATCTTATCGTTTAACCCTGCATCAGAACAGATGTTCTGCTGCTCCGAAGCAGAGGCAACAGGACAGTCCATCGATCGCTTCATTGCCCTTCCAAACACCGATAAGAACCATGGCAACGGTGATGTTCATGAGTCGCACTCGATCGTCAGCTTATTGGAAGGCAGGATGAGAACGATTAACGGAATTCGTGTGAACGGTGAAGTTTTTCCAGTTGAGGCATCCATCGCAAAAGTGAATTCGGGAAACGAAGAACTCTACACAATCATCCTCCGTGATATCACTGAACGAATAAAGTCAGAAGAGACTCAAAGAAACTTGCAGGCACAGCTATTGCAATCGCAAAAGATGGAGGCAGTTGGTTCTCTGGCTGGCGGTATTGCACATGATTTTAACAATATTCTTTCTGTCATTATTGGCAATGCCGAACTAGTGAAATTGAAACTCGCTCCAAAACATCGAGCAATGAAACATATCGAGGAAGTGGTCAGTGCATCGGATCGGGCGCAAGATCTTGTTCAGCAAATTCTCGCTTTTAGCAGGAAACAAGACACACAGTTCCGGCCCGTTCGGCTGCATTACATTTTACGAGAAGGAATGAGACTTCTCCGTGCATCGCTTCCTGCCACCATCGAGATTAAAATGGATTTACCGATCAATGGCCCGCTCATTTTGGGTGATGCGACACAAATACACCAAGTGATTATGAATCTTTGTACAAATGCCGCTCAAGCAATGGAAGGAATCGACGGAAAGCTCATCTTGCGCCAGAAGAATGTAGCGTTCGACGATCGTTCAATCCTGTTTCATCCTGATCTGAAGAAGGGTCTCTATGCAATGTTCTCGGTACAGGATACCGGACTCGGCATGGATGGATTCACGTTGAAACGGATTTTCGAACCGTTCTTTACCACAAAAGCACCTGGTAAAGGAACGGGATTGGGATTGGCAATTGTCCATGCCATCATCAAAAACCATGGCGGCGCAATTAAAGTTCAAAGTCAAGTTGGAAAAGGCACTCAAGTAGATGTGTATATACCTGTGTATGAAGGTGAAGAAGAAAATGTAAAATCTGAAACAGCAAAGAAACGCTTCGGACACGCCGAACGTATTATGATTGTTGATGATGAAGAACTATTACTTAAAACGCTGACAGAGACCCTCAAAGGTCTTGGCTATCAAGCGTACCCCTTTGTCAGGCCGACTGAAGCGCTACAAGCATTCGAGCAACACCCCGACGAATTTGATCTCATCATTACAGACCAGACGATGCCGCATATGACCGGTATTCTTCTCGCCGACAGAATCAGGCAAGTGCGTAACGACCTGCCGATCGTTTTAATGACGGGATATGATCAATTAGAAGATTCCAAGAAACTTGAAGCTCTCGGCATTCAGACTGTTCTGCTCAAACCCTTTAGGAAAGTTGTTCTTGGAGAGACTCTTAAGAAAATATTGGAAACAAAAGAAGTAACAAAACCGTACAATCATTTAGCAAAAAAAGCAAAACACTAAAGAGAAGAAAACCATCCTCACTCTCTTCTCTTTCATGTTCATGATCATCCGAAGTAGTAATCCTGA encodes:
- a CDS encoding lamin tail domain-containing protein, giving the protein MQLRAILFLLFIQTTCSIAQITASQYSENFDGVTAPILPYGWSGNGFSTYASSPHSAPNCVSATGNRSIKTLLSPVFNFGSRFPNTLVFWERRTSTAAAYRLEIRASVDGINFGILLARFDTITTITSYVQRTIDLSKKGLNFQSNVQLKWIVLADSTNNTGVLRIDDVSISVTTGSDVGFSKISAAPVHATRKDSIILSAVVKNYGLLASSNFSIRLFCDENSNGLYESIEQFTALHGLSLSPGDSSTCLVSHAPMKAGDHNFAAVIDYSSDENHSNDTARTIVSVGNVKCDILVNEIMYYPIGDELEWVEVFNTSSDTINVKNWRISDSNISAKSIITQTDVLLPPSSYLVIAKDIVFRSYHSGISVVTTSFSALNNSTPDAVVIYDSRLSTIDSVMYAPSWGGQNGKSLERIDGELSSTVLTNWGTSQDSLGSTPGKKNSIARLDCDLMISNVTQTQTTVGGKIHPIVHASVHNIGRRIVDSVLVRYYADGHRDSTPELMRTILSAQPLAAGDSILFSESFPQLASGTTNIIVVVDWWRDERLQNNRTSITVNIRYEPRSLIINEIMYDPLYGQNEWIELFNRSGQPIDLAGWSFNDNPTLNNVNSFDISSQPFAVESGGNAIVAADSSLFRLFPNLLQSDSLVHIRILNRLSGLSFNNDGDIVVLKDLTGQAIDSVAYLPRWHHPDVVDTRGRSLERINPNIDSNDPRNWSTCTNILGGTPGKANSIVTTSIPSSSMISISPNPFSPDGDGFEDFCIIRYNLPVMTSTVNLRIYDIKGRLIRTLANGELAGAHGEIVWDGFCNDKQRARIGIYIIFLESTDHSSGRVERAKAVAVVATRL
- a CDS encoding carbohydrate-binding family 9-like protein, which encodes MGVSIKIFLRSIELALLCIAIYSNSLWSQEIRQYVIKHTATSITIDGHLTEPDWQAAAFSEKFVHYQDGSQAKLSTQVKYLWDDQYLYIGFICLDPDVWATMTERDDRLWYEDVVEIFCDPDGDGLNYCEIQVNPLRTILDIFFKKPFYNNGYGNRAWNLDSIKVGVSVQGTLNNKKDIDTGWTVEVAIPFKELQFMAPSMNFPPHDGDRWRILTARYDYQRTEQQTVEASSWNQTDPREGFHVPSKFGSIIFSKETVTPIDSIK
- the pepT gene encoding peptidase T, producing MSETVLDKFLRYVIIDTQSKEDSESYPSTAKQFDLLNLLVKELKGLGVPKVSIDEFGYVMATIPANVQKNVPVIGFIAHVDTSPEVSGANVKPQIITKYKGGDIVLSGEPTAVIRESENPTLKAALGKMIVTSDGTTLLGADDKAGLAIIMTAVQSLIDNPKIAHGEIKIGFTPDEEVGAGTKFFDIKKFGAQFAYTIDGDTPGELNKETFSANSCLITVQGRDIHPGSAKDIMINSVRVISDIIARLPKNTAPETTEGYEPYIHPYVLEGGVGKSTVKILFRDFKTAGLDALKKIVEKVVAEVQSMYPKAKIELQITEQYRNMREGLEKDTRVIDYLFEATKRSGLQPEWTPIRGGTDGSRLTENGLPTPNIFTGGANYHSRTEWVNVWGMEKSVETVLNLVQIWAEKSN
- a CDS encoding T9SS type A sorting domain-containing protein, which translates into the protein MKIRLGLLFSLSLCIVFFTFSQDQAKLSITTPSTGMVVIAVTPTFHTAYGLKYPMTYQIDIPSGSSSLKALEKHQILESTWIQLTEKTSVDTFNAVEAVRFDYTNSRVYVSAAFSGASDSLFLEIVDGANNPVSIVYRGISKYYDNRKAVVTATFDDWGDWMFNEEGALIHLFRSYGIYVTGGVITWSTSRPTWQKIQAELDSGFVEIASHSRTHIATPYDTIIGTQHYTSVSEVGGSVQDIKTALNFPPLFSLNGTKYVYTWIAPYGDYDSKVDSLLGGYGYLDARLYENGSTASPREYVYGDSILHPWDNSRNHFSAFFPTLELGAPSWGGGDTSLTSLNGLFDAILAKGDVYHFMWHPQVLYPDINKSYLINHLNHISGHTNVWYVNLGHLYLYNLVQSLDANQTTLVSASRGVPEDFELFQNYPNPFNPSTNITFNLKSKSDVKIEIFNVLGQRIKNVDLGLLNAGSASQTIDLSRYATGIYFYRLNVVSGDGERFTAMKKMILLK